In a genomic window of Bacillota bacterium:
- a CDS encoding DEAD/DEAH box helicase produces the protein MQDFCVCDLETTGLEPRQDQIIEIGLVKVQQGEIKETFESLVNPGTLLPVKVKRLTGLQDDMFKESPFLSDIAPDIIEFIGDLPLVGHNVSFDASFLAWHLGIEIPKQFDTLELARIICPDSPRHRLHDLCVSLNIELSHRHRALSDAQATAQLSFALMHKVQNLSLAYLARVNNFLKQADSAWIAYTASIIKDKMRTLTGEGLKISYPLPDTVKRRKPRHSQITEIIPVNKEYIKSLFSATGPLKDQLSYFEVRPQQVQMADAVTDSLNENKCLLMEAGTGTGKSLAYLIPSLEWAIANRQRTLIATQTINLQEQLWTKDIPILKSTLENDFSAALVKGRSNYLCLRRWETVMDREVQLNEDEAHFFARILVWLGKTKTGDKSELNLSKKEQEYWLQICSDPEICQSSYCRWFHRHCFVGRARMKAENADLIITNHSLLFSDLRSEHKILPSFGPLIIDEAHHLEDAATSHLGKQVSRVVVRQWLQSIYKTAGKLTALIPPSEDKQWQENLNNIRKERQNAGQQVTQFAQSIGISLKPLGNESFFKTAIRLRPNEDIHQFLKSEGANLITILKSVMQSLKDLLILLEMFGETDELWLEHAWNIKELIISGDNITNDLEFIIGVGDENHVYWVEINGESDFNLVAAPVRVGELLFKSLFKHERGLVLTSATLTANESFQYFIERTGINLLPAEKVLTQVVPSPFNYDQQCILCVDKDIDIPGSVSEETYFNQLAESIVEYILAMDGRTLILFTSHNALRETYNRLKGPMEQVDICLLGHNLDGSRTHLIEQFRESSRSVLLGASSFWEGVDIPGPALCNVIIVKLPFWPPNMPVVEARLEELDSSGLNGFSHFTLPQAVIRLKQGFGRLIRTGRDKGSVIIMDRRVITKRYGKVFLNSLPIKTHIRGDTGIIKKRIANWLQDPEPTPRWTSIKDTNDIKRNLEMWSKRHI, from the coding sequence ATGCAAGATTTTTGTGTTTGTGACCTGGAAACTACCGGGCTGGAACCTCGCCAGGACCAGATAATTGAAATAGGTTTAGTTAAGGTACAGCAAGGTGAGATAAAAGAAACCTTTGAATCTCTGGTTAATCCGGGGACTCTGTTACCTGTAAAAGTGAAAAGGCTTACCGGCCTGCAGGATGATATGTTTAAAGAAAGTCCGTTTTTAAGTGACATTGCCCCCGACATCATTGAATTCATTGGAGATCTTCCCCTTGTGGGGCACAATGTTTCTTTTGATGCTTCTTTTCTTGCATGGCATCTGGGCATAGAAATCCCAAAACAATTTGATACATTGGAGCTGGCTAGAATAATTTGCCCCGATTCCCCCCGGCACCGCCTGCATGATCTTTGTGTTTCTTTAAACATAGAGCTGTCCCACCGGCACAGAGCCCTTTCCGATGCCCAGGCAACCGCTCAGCTGTCCTTTGCTCTAATGCATAAAGTGCAAAATTTAAGTCTGGCCTACCTGGCACGTGTAAACAACTTTCTCAAGCAGGCAGATTCAGCCTGGATTGCTTATACTGCTTCTATTATTAAAGATAAAATGCGTACGCTAACGGGCGAAGGCCTTAAAATTAGTTACCCGTTACCGGATACAGTCAAAAGGAGAAAACCGAGACATTCCCAAATTACAGAAATTATACCGGTAAACAAGGAATATATAAAAAGTTTATTTTCTGCTACCGGCCCTCTTAAAGATCAATTAAGCTACTTTGAAGTACGGCCTCAACAAGTACAAATGGCTGACGCGGTTACAGACTCACTCAACGAAAATAAGTGCCTCTTAATGGAAGCTGGTACAGGAACAGGTAAATCACTTGCTTATTTAATTCCTTCTTTAGAGTGGGCCATTGCCAACCGCCAGCGGACCCTTATTGCAACTCAAACTATAAACCTGCAAGAACAACTTTGGACTAAGGATATTCCTATTCTAAAAAGTACCCTGGAGAACGATTTCTCTGCCGCACTGGTCAAAGGAAGGAGTAATTACCTTTGCTTGCGACGTTGGGAAACTGTCATGGACAGGGAAGTGCAATTAAATGAGGACGAAGCGCATTTTTTTGCCCGCATACTGGTTTGGCTGGGAAAAACCAAAACGGGGGATAAAAGTGAGTTAAACCTTAGTAAAAAAGAGCAGGAATATTGGCTGCAAATATGCTCTGACCCCGAAATTTGCCAGAGTTCCTACTGCCGGTGGTTTCACCGCCACTGTTTTGTAGGCAGGGCAAGAATGAAAGCCGAAAATGCAGATCTCATTATTACAAACCACTCTCTTTTATTCTCAGACTTGCGTTCTGAACATAAGATATTACCTTCATTCGGTCCATTAATTATAGATGAGGCTCACCATTTAGAAGATGCGGCAACGTCACACCTGGGCAAACAAGTATCTCGTGTAGTGGTAAGACAGTGGCTGCAATCAATTTATAAAACCGCCGGCAAGCTAACCGCATTAATACCTCCCAGTGAAGACAAACAGTGGCAGGAAAACTTAAATAACATCAGAAAAGAGAGACAAAACGCCGGGCAGCAAGTTACCCAATTTGCCCAATCTATAGGCATATCCCTTAAACCTTTAGGTAACGAAAGCTTTTTTAAGACTGCTATTCGCCTGAGGCCGAATGAAGATATACACCAGTTCCTCAAATCTGAAGGGGCAAACTTAATTACAATACTTAAATCTGTAATGCAAAGCTTGAAGGATTTACTTATCTTGCTGGAAATGTTCGGCGAAACCGATGAATTGTGGTTGGAACATGCCTGGAACATAAAAGAACTGATTATATCTGGCGATAACATAACAAATGACTTGGAATTTATAATTGGCGTCGGGGATGAAAACCATGTGTACTGGGTTGAAATTAATGGAGAAAGTGATTTTAACCTGGTGGCAGCCCCGGTAAGGGTAGGTGAACTGCTGTTTAAAAGCCTCTTTAAACATGAGAGGGGTTTGGTACTTACATCAGCAACCTTAACCGCAAATGAAAGCTTCCAGTATTTCATAGAACGCACCGGTATTAACCTGTTGCCGGCCGAGAAAGTCTTAACCCAAGTTGTCCCTTCTCCCTTTAATTATGATCAACAATGCATCCTTTGTGTAGATAAGGACATAGATATTCCCGGGTCTGTATCTGAGGAGACGTATTTCAACCAGTTGGCCGAAAGTATTGTAGAATACATACTGGCTATGGATGGCAGGACATTGATATTATTCACATCACACAATGCCCTTAGAGAAACCTATAACCGCCTGAAAGGCCCCATGGAGCAAGTCGATATTTGCCTCTTGGGTCATAACTTGGACGGCAGTCGTACTCATTTAATAGAACAATTCAGGGAGAGTTCTCGTTCTGTCCTGCTGGGTGCATCAAGCTTTTGGGAAGGAGTGGATATTCCGGGCCCAGCCTTATGCAACGTAATAATCGTAAAACTGCCCTTTTGGCCTCCCAATATGCCGGTAGTAGAGGCTCGATTGGAAGAACTTGACAGCAGTGGGCTCAATGGTTTCAGCCATTTCACCCTGCCGCAGGCTGTTATACGTCTAAAACAAGGTTTTGGGCGGTTAATAAGAACAGGGCGAGATAAGGGCTCTGTAATCATTATGGACAGAAGAGTCATAACCAAAAGATACGGAAAAGTATTTTTAAACTCCCTGCCTATAAAGACTCATATCCGGGGGGATACCGGAATAATTAAAAAGAGAATAGCAAACTGGCTTCAAGACCCGGAACCAACCCCGCGCTGGACTTCAATTAAAGATACAAATGACATCAAGAGAAACCTGGAAATGTGGAGTAAGAGACACATTTAA
- a CDS encoding DUF4264 domain-containing protein, protein MGQESENKLQQIAFKEFSSYSDMYKVVDFLNKNLKDKRLLFGLSKAENGNMLISIYET, encoded by the coding sequence TTGGGCCAAGAGTCAGAAAATAAATTGCAACAGATAGCCTTTAAAGAATTCAGCTCTTATTCCGATATGTATAAGGTAGTAGATTTTTTAAACAAAAACCTAAAAGATAAAAGGTTGTTATTTGGATTATCTAAAGCAGAAAACGGAAACATGTTAATATCTATTTATGAAACGTAG
- a CDS encoding TIGR04086 family membrane protein, whose protein sequence is MPTLNKGPSGNLSFSVYSVVRGTVVALVISILGAAVLGLIFYFSSFSEQVMPFGALGILFVSVFAGGTYAAKRAGNSGIYHGLAVGIGFFAVSWFLVTLFFPGSTAFFEVIQKLAVTCIAGGIGGVLGVGLKP, encoded by the coding sequence GTGCCGACTTTAAATAAAGGCCCTTCCGGTAATTTATCGTTTAGTGTTTACTCTGTGGTAAGGGGTACCGTGGTAGCACTGGTTATTTCTATATTAGGAGCTGCAGTTTTGGGTTTGATCTTTTATTTTTCTAGTTTCTCGGAACAGGTCATGCCTTTTGGTGCCCTGGGTATTTTATTTGTTAGCGTTTTTGCCGGAGGAACTTATGCCGCCAAAAGAGCAGGAAATAGTGGCATTTACCACGGGCTGGCAGTTGGTATTGGTTTTTTTGCTGTATCCTGGTTTTTGGTTACATTGTTCTTTCCCGGTAGTACGGCTTTCTTTGAAGTTATACAAAAGCTGGCTGTGACCTGTATAGCCGGTGGGATCGGAGGTGTTTTGGGCGTAGGCCTAAAACCTTAG
- a CDS encoding tetratricopeptide repeat protein, with the protein MWKNDKVANNSKYSLLRLSAKLLESVGAHTQALGIVDRVIKNNAPTANLHLQASRLCLKEGQIDRAVMHWKKAAGAENIGNFLYWLNKIYRPAEKNLCKVQAQQVQFRDGELQQLKGADTSMRNPKNEEAALNDVGVKLLQSQKPADALSIFNALINNGCSDPSIFFNAGLSLSKLSRHGEAVEHYTKAQALGLNSLELLNNKGYSLFHCGQYDEALSCYEVARGMAPRDTIVLSNLASCYQCCGDNKKAMACFNSALSVHPGDDTLENNLGICLENAGDKKAALEHYNRSLLLNPNNTFAKINKAGCLAKLDKHTKALEIYENLLNSDPANHHIWGLKAELLMEMGRASEARESFKRALGLTS; encoded by the coding sequence GTGTGGAAAAATGATAAAGTTGCAAACAACTCAAAATATAGCCTTCTGCGCCTCTCTGCCAAACTCTTGGAGTCCGTAGGTGCTCACACTCAAGCCCTGGGTATTGTTGACCGGGTAATAAAAAACAATGCCCCCACTGCCAATCTGCACCTACAAGCCAGCAGGCTATGTTTAAAAGAAGGTCAAATAGATCGTGCGGTAATGCACTGGAAAAAAGCGGCCGGTGCTGAGAATATAGGAAACTTTTTATACTGGTTGAATAAAATTTACAGGCCAGCCGAAAAAAACCTGTGTAAAGTCCAAGCTCAGCAAGTGCAATTCCGGGACGGGGAATTACAGCAGCTAAAAGGTGCAGATACCTCCATGCGAAATCCCAAAAATGAAGAGGCCGCATTAAACGATGTCGGCGTAAAACTTCTACAATCTCAAAAACCCGCTGACGCTCTTTCCATTTTTAATGCCTTAATAAATAATGGGTGCTCTGACCCAAGCATTTTCTTTAATGCAGGGCTGTCTTTGAGTAAATTATCCAGGCACGGAGAAGCTGTTGAACATTACACAAAGGCTCAGGCACTGGGACTAAATTCCCTTGAATTATTAAATAATAAGGGCTACAGCCTTTTTCATTGTGGCCAATATGACGAAGCGCTATCCTGCTACGAAGTTGCCCGGGGAATGGCCCCCAGGGATACCATTGTATTAAGTAATCTGGCCTCATGCTACCAGTGCTGCGGGGATAACAAAAAAGCCATGGCTTGCTTTAATTCAGCACTTTCAGTACATCCGGGCGATGACACACTAGAGAACAACCTTGGTATTTGTCTGGAAAATGCCGGCGATAAAAAAGCAGCCTTGGAACATTACAATCGTAGTCTACTGCTTAACCCCAATAATACATTTGCAAAAATAAACAAAGCTGGGTGCCTGGCAAAACTTGATAAACATACAAAAGCTTTAGAAATATACGAAAACTTACTGAACAGCGACCCGGCAAACCACCACATTTGGGGCCTCAAAGCCGAGCTGCTAATGGAAATGGGACGAGCCAGTGAGGCAAGGGAAAGCTTTAAACGCGCTTTGGGACTTACAAGTTAA
- the spoVB gene encoding stage V sporulation protein B translates to MVQQSFIYGAMILLLANFINRIVGFIYQILMIRLIGPEGVGLFNMVYPIYVLVLVAATMGIPLAIAKLVAEETAKNNFAGAFRIFKVSFFLIVSLSVFFTVVAVTGAPYLKEHVFPNPKVYYCFLSLVPGIIIVSLCSAFRGYFQGLQRMTPTAVTQMTEQVIRVVAGLSIAYFLLPRGIEYAAIGLSLGVILGELTGFLVMLGIYFYHRPRIALAPVPNIPFTTTTLRIFGLAIPVTLTRLVTTGVMSVDAILIPYRLHASGLTMSEATAAYGELIGIAMTLTLTPGIITFALATALVPAVSDALALNNLSLVRSRVCESMRITMLVGMPATIVLLTVPEQLCLLFFDYPQAGNVLRAVALGGPFLFLVQTTTGVLQGMGRADKPLKNLIIGSVIKVTGVYYLTAIPGLGIIGTAYALSFSYAIAALFNYRDLQLLSGVRAEISQWFVKPVVASVVMMLAIVNFNSLLISYIEAEKMCTILSLLAGVPVYIIIMSLIGGIKSQDVARFKGVFRIK, encoded by the coding sequence ATGGTTCAGCAATCATTTATTTATGGAGCTATGATATTGCTTTTAGCAAATTTTATCAACCGTATCGTTGGGTTTATTTATCAGATACTGATGATACGTTTAATTGGCCCCGAAGGTGTGGGGCTCTTCAATATGGTATATCCCATTTATGTTTTGGTTTTAGTTGCCGCCACTATGGGAATCCCTCTGGCCATAGCGAAATTAGTTGCGGAGGAAACGGCCAAGAATAACTTTGCCGGAGCTTTTAGAATCTTTAAGGTTTCCTTTTTTCTCATTGTCAGCTTAAGTGTCTTTTTTACGGTGGTTGCGGTAACAGGTGCACCATATTTAAAAGAACATGTATTTCCTAATCCAAAGGTCTATTATTGTTTTCTTAGCCTGGTACCAGGAATTATAATAGTATCATTATGTTCGGCTTTCCGCGGGTATTTTCAAGGTTTACAGCGAATGACCCCTACCGCCGTTACCCAGATGACAGAACAAGTGATCAGGGTGGTGGCGGGTTTGAGCATAGCTTACTTTTTGCTTCCACGGGGGATTGAGTATGCGGCAATAGGTCTTTCACTGGGGGTTATCCTGGGTGAATTAACTGGCTTTTTAGTAATGTTGGGAATTTATTTTTATCATCGGCCCCGAATTGCATTAGCACCTGTTCCCAATATTCCTTTCACTACGACAACGCTTCGCATCTTTGGCCTGGCCATTCCGGTAACTTTGACCCGCCTGGTTACAACCGGGGTTATGTCAGTTGATGCCATCCTTATACCTTACCGATTACATGCATCAGGTTTAACCATGTCAGAGGCTACGGCGGCCTACGGGGAATTGATAGGTATAGCCATGACACTTACACTTACCCCCGGAATTATAACTTTTGCGCTAGCTACAGCCCTGGTGCCCGCCGTTTCCGATGCCTTGGCTTTAAATAATTTGTCACTGGTTCGCAGCAGAGTATGTGAATCAATGCGGATTACTATGCTTGTCGGTATGCCGGCTACAATTGTACTGTTGACCGTACCGGAACAGTTATGCCTTTTGTTTTTTGACTACCCGCAGGCTGGGAATGTATTACGGGCAGTTGCACTGGGAGGACCTTTCTTATTCCTTGTACAGACAACGACAGGGGTATTACAAGGTATGGGAAGGGCAGACAAGCCTTTAAAAAACCTGATTATAGGGTCGGTTATAAAGGTGACAGGTGTTTATTATCTTACTGCTATACCGGGATTGGGTATTATCGGTACGGCTTATGCCTTATCTTTCTCTTACGCCATTGCTGCTTTGTTTAACTATCGAGATTTACAACTCCTTAGTGGGGTCCGGGCAGAAATTTCACAATGGTTCGTAAAACCGGTGGTTGCTTCTGTCGTAATGATGCTGGCTATAGTTAATTTTAACTCCTTATTAATAAGTTATATTGAAGCGGAAAAGATGTGCACCATACTATCATTATTAGCAGGTGTACCTGTTTACATTATTATCATGTCCCTTATAGGCGGTATTAAAAGTCAAGATGTGGCAAGATTTAAAGGTGTTTTCAGGATAAAATAA
- the surE gene encoding 5'/3'-nucleotidase SurE — MRIILSNDDGIYADGLRALKEILSPLGEIYIVAPDRERSACGHGITVHSPLRPQEVAMENAEQAWSVDGTPADCVKLGVEALIPVPPDILVAGINLGANLGTDVLYSGTVSAAIEGLINGIPSVAVSLATRKDPDYFQAQEFIKDVIKKISDTGLPQDCLCNINIPDQKPKGVLVTSLGRRKYENIFHKRSDPKGQPYYWMGGQPRDEKTQSHCEDFITDTEAIKEGYISVTPVHFDLTDYNSLQHFCQWFTDQEMANH, encoded by the coding sequence ATGCGCATAATCCTTAGTAATGACGACGGAATTTACGCCGATGGTTTAAGGGCTTTAAAAGAAATATTATCACCACTGGGGGAAATATATATTGTAGCCCCTGACAGGGAGCGCAGTGCCTGCGGACACGGTATTACTGTGCATTCCCCTTTAAGACCCCAAGAAGTAGCCATGGAAAATGCAGAACAAGCGTGGTCAGTGGACGGAACCCCGGCTGATTGTGTTAAACTAGGAGTTGAAGCCCTTATCCCGGTCCCCCCGGACATTTTAGTGGCAGGGATTAACTTAGGTGCTAATTTAGGTACAGATGTCCTGTATTCGGGGACGGTATCAGCAGCTATAGAGGGACTAATTAATGGCATTCCTTCAGTGGCAGTCTCCTTGGCCACCCGTAAAGACCCGGATTACTTCCAGGCGCAGGAATTCATTAAAGACGTTATCAAGAAAATATCTGACACTGGATTACCCCAAGACTGTCTGTGTAATATTAATATCCCGGACCAAAAACCTAAAGGAGTACTTGTGACATCTCTGGGACGTAGAAAGTACGAAAACATATTCCATAAACGTAGTGACCCGAAAGGACAACCGTATTACTGGATGGGAGGTCAACCACGGGATGAAAAGACCCAAAGCCACTGTGAGGACTTTATAACCGATACAGAAGCAATCAAAGAAGGATATATTTCCGTCACGCCTGTTCATTTCGATTTGACTGATTATAATTCTTTACAACATTTTTGCCAATGGTTCACTGATCAAGAGATGGCTAATCACTAA
- the fusA gene encoding elongation factor G, whose product MKNYPTDKLRNVAVVAHGGAGKTSLVETMLYDTGEINRIGRVEDGTTTSDYHPEEIDKQITIHTSLVPCEWNQVKINCLDTPGYADFIGEVKGALRVVDTALFVISAVDGVEVQTEAIWNFVQKDNLPRAIFVNKLDRENADFFEVMNQVKDKLGANPVPMQLPIGMALDFSGIIDLLEQKAFKFDENGKPQEIPIPDEMNDSIAEYREQLIEAAAESDDELLMKYLEGEELTQDEIREGFKKGIKESKIAPVFCGSATNNMGITSLMDNMVNYLPAPEVDESEPLSALVFKTLADPYVGRMNFIRLFSGKLTNSTNLYNNTKEKNEKIGQILYVRGKNSTQTQDVPPGDIAVLVKLQATGTADTLCTKDNPQTLEGINFPEPTYTVAIQPKSKGDEDKLGNGMSRILEEDPVLKMEKSAETKETLLTGMGDVHLDIVVNKLKNRYGVDIEVTTPKVPYRETIRTEVKVEGKHKKQSGGHGQFGHVWIRFYPTEGEFTFTQKIFGGSVPKNYIPAVEKGLQDALQEGVLAGYPVTGLGAELYDGSYHPVDSSEMAFKVAASLAFKKGMEQAKPTLLEPIMEAAVKVPESFMGDIISDFNSKRGKILGMDPAGDETTVKALVPLSEMYTYAIDLKAMTQGRGSFSMQFNGYEEAPERLAQEIIKKAQEEKEEK is encoded by the coding sequence TTGAAAAATTATCCGACCGATAAACTCAGAAATGTGGCTGTGGTAGCCCACGGTGGGGCCGGAAAAACTTCGCTGGTTGAAACCATGCTTTACGATACCGGAGAGATAAATAGAATCGGTAGAGTGGAAGATGGTACCACTACTTCCGACTATCATCCGGAAGAAATTGATAAACAGATTACTATTCATACCAGCTTGGTTCCCTGTGAGTGGAACCAAGTTAAGATTAATTGCCTTGATACCCCGGGATATGCCGATTTTATCGGTGAGGTAAAAGGAGCACTAAGAGTAGTCGATACGGCTTTGTTTGTTATTTCCGCAGTAGACGGTGTAGAGGTACAAACTGAAGCTATTTGGAACTTTGTCCAAAAGGACAATCTACCCAGGGCTATTTTCGTTAATAAATTAGACCGGGAAAATGCTGACTTTTTCGAGGTAATGAACCAGGTTAAAGATAAGCTGGGAGCTAACCCGGTGCCTATGCAACTACCTATAGGCATGGCCCTTGATTTTTCAGGCATCATAGACCTTTTAGAACAAAAAGCCTTTAAATTTGACGAAAACGGTAAGCCTCAAGAAATTCCCATTCCAGATGAAATGAACGATAGTATCGCTGAATACCGAGAGCAACTAATCGAGGCGGCGGCGGAATCTGACGATGAGCTGCTTATGAAGTACTTGGAAGGCGAAGAACTAACTCAGGATGAAATCCGAGAAGGATTTAAAAAAGGTATTAAAGAGTCTAAAATTGCCCCGGTATTTTGCGGTTCAGCTACTAATAATATGGGCATAACCAGCTTAATGGATAATATGGTAAATTATCTGCCTGCCCCGGAAGTTGATGAGAGCGAACCACTTTCAGCCTTGGTATTTAAAACACTGGCAGACCCTTACGTGGGCCGGATGAACTTTATTCGCCTATTCTCAGGCAAGCTTACCAATAGTACAAACCTGTATAACAACACTAAAGAAAAGAACGAAAAAATAGGTCAAATTCTTTACGTACGGGGTAAGAACAGTACTCAGACCCAGGATGTACCCCCCGGTGACATTGCAGTTCTTGTAAAACTGCAGGCAACCGGAACTGCCGATACACTCTGTACTAAAGATAATCCCCAAACTTTAGAAGGGATTAACTTCCCTGAGCCAACTTACACAGTAGCTATCCAGCCAAAAAGTAAGGGTGATGAAGACAAACTGGGTAACGGTATGTCAAGGATTCTGGAAGAAGACCCTGTTCTTAAAATGGAAAAGAGTGCCGAAACCAAGGAAACCCTCCTTACCGGTATGGGTGATGTTCATCTAGACATAGTTGTGAATAAGCTAAAAAACCGTTATGGGGTAGATATTGAGGTTACAACACCCAAAGTACCTTATCGGGAAACCATTCGCACCGAAGTAAAAGTAGAGGGCAAACACAAGAAACAATCCGGTGGACACGGTCAATTCGGCCACGTATGGATCCGCTTCTACCCAACGGAGGGAGAATTTACATTCACACAGAAGATTTTTGGTGGCTCAGTGCCCAAAAACTATATACCGGCGGTAGAAAAAGGTTTGCAAGATGCTCTACAAGAGGGGGTCCTGGCAGGCTATCCGGTTACCGGGTTAGGTGCCGAGCTGTATGACGGCTCATATCACCCTGTGGATTCATCGGAAATGGCCTTTAAGGTTGCTGCCTCCCTGGCCTTCAAAAAAGGCATGGAGCAGGCCAAACCAACGCTGTTGGAACCAATTATGGAAGCAGCGGTAAAGGTGCCGGAGAGTTTCATGGGAGACATTATAAGTGACTTTAACAGCAAACGAGGAAAAATTTTGGGCATGGATCCCGCAGGAGACGAGACCACAGTTAAAGCACTAGTTCCGCTGTCTGAAATGTATACCTATGCCATTGACTTAAAGGCCATGACCCAGGGACGTGGTTCATTCTCCATGCAGTTCAACGGTTATGAAGAAGCACCGGAGCGCCTGGCGCAGGAGATTATTAAGAAGGCGCAAGAAGAAAAAGAAGAAAAATAA
- the folE gene encoding GTP cyclohydrolase I FolE: MIDTPKIEEAIKIILEAIGEDPEREGLQETPARVARMYKEIFSGLWEEPEVHLEKVFAEEHEEMVLVKDIPIYSMCEHHLLPFYGQAHVAYIPRNGTITGLSKLARVVEGYAKRPQLQERLTGQIADSIMKRLNPQGVLVVIEAEHMCMTLRGVKKPGSKTVTSAVRGLLGKSHATRAEAFSLIYNR, from the coding sequence ATGATTGATACTCCAAAAATAGAGGAAGCTATTAAAATAATTCTCGAGGCCATTGGGGAAGATCCGGAACGTGAGGGACTACAGGAAACGCCAGCCAGAGTGGCTAGGATGTACAAAGAAATTTTTTCCGGTCTCTGGGAGGAGCCGGAAGTACACTTGGAAAAGGTATTTGCTGAAGAACATGAAGAGATGGTCCTGGTTAAAGATATTCCCATTTACTCCATGTGTGAACACCACCTGCTACCTTTTTACGGACAAGCACATGTTGCATACATACCACGCAATGGGACCATTACTGGCTTATCCAAGTTAGCCCGGGTTGTAGAAGGTTATGCTAAAAGACCTCAATTGCAAGAGCGTCTCACCGGACAAATCGCAGATAGTATTATGAAGCGACTAAATCCCCAAGGGGTGTTAGTTGTAATTGAGGCAGAGCATATGTGCATGACTCTGCGAGGTGTAAAAAAGCCAGGCTCAAAAACCGTTACATCGGCGGTAAGAGGCCTGTTGGGAAAAAGTCACGCCACACGGGCAGAAGCTTTTTCATTGATTTATAATCGATAG
- the meaB gene encoding methylmalonyl Co-A mutase-associated GTPase MeaB, which produces MARLISKLENEAPDREEVLKKLFHLTGRAKILGVTGSPGAGKSSLVDQLAKLIRQRGETVGIVAVDPSSPFSGGALLGDRIRMGELSMDKGVFIRSMGTRGSLGGLAKTSKEAVKAMDAFGMDWVIIETVGVGQAELDIMHVANTVMVVLTPGAGDAIQTLKAGIMEIADVFAVHKCDLPGANRIATDVDIMLDQQGNQKDWRPPVIQASSAKNIGLSELLDKVIEHYQYLKDNGLLEAQRRERAKSETLEVVDYRWHQLVREHTNYPGKVSEMLEKVANMDMDPYEAASSILEFVTTNFDWNELTNPGLK; this is translated from the coding sequence TTGGCCCGTCTTATCTCAAAACTGGAAAATGAAGCCCCTGACCGGGAAGAAGTTTTAAAGAAACTATTTCATTTGACCGGAAGGGCTAAGATATTAGGAGTTACAGGTTCCCCCGGTGCCGGCAAGAGTTCATTAGTTGACCAATTGGCAAAGTTAATCAGACAAAGAGGAGAAACCGTCGGTATTGTAGCAGTAGATCCAAGTAGTCCTTTTTCAGGAGGGGCACTTCTGGGAGACAGGATCCGCATGGGTGAACTGTCCATGGACAAGGGAGTATTTATTCGCAGTATGGGTACTCGCGGCAGTCTAGGGGGATTAGCCAAGACCTCAAAAGAGGCTGTTAAAGCCATGGATGCCTTTGGTATGGACTGGGTAATTATTGAAACAGTTGGAGTAGGCCAGGCTGAACTGGACATAATGCACGTAGCCAATACAGTTATGGTTGTACTCACTCCGGGAGCAGGAGACGCCATTCAAACCTTGAAGGCCGGTATTATGGAGATTGCCGATGTTTTTGCCGTTCATAAGTGCGACCTGCCTGGGGCAAATAGAATAGCAACCGATGTTGATATTATGTTGGACCAACAGGGTAACCAAAAGGATTGGAGACCACCGGTGATTCAGGCTTCCTCGGCAAAGAACATCGGTTTAAGCGAATTATTGGACAAAGTTATTGAACATTACCAGTACCTTAAGGATAATGGCTTGTTAGAAGCCCAGCGCCGCGAAAGGGCAAAGTCAGAGACATTGGAAGTTGTAGATTACCGCTGGCACCAGCTGGTTAGAGAGCATACAAATTACCCCGGCAAGGTTAGTGAAATGCTGGAAAAGGTTGCGAACATGGATATGGATCCTTACGAAGCAGCAAGTTCAATTCTGGAATTTGTCACCACTAATTTTGATTGGAATGAACTTACAAACCCTGGTTTAAAATAG